The following are encoded together in the Flavobacterium sp. TR2 genome:
- a CDS encoding bestrophin family protein yields MIIKKKDNWFKMLFEWKGSVLPQLIPRLFLLFLFSFLVFYYKSFLLEYNLHINPAIFTLFGIALAIFLGFRNNVSYDRFWEGRKLWGALLNDSRSLARQSITLLNSKENKAESQNFINLLIAFVYALKHQLRDTDASEDLNRLLSSDFRDRLKDVHFKPIIILKELGLWVKKAKEEGKIDGLAQLAFEENLNKLSDIVGGCERIASTPIPYTYSVLLHRTVYIYCFMLPFGFVETLGWITPFVIVFIAYTFVALEAIADELEEPFGVQPNDLALDAMSLMIENTLLELNNQETIAKKTSNEYYIT; encoded by the coding sequence ATGATTATTAAGAAAAAAGATAACTGGTTTAAAATGCTCTTCGAATGGAAAGGTTCAGTTTTACCCCAGCTTATTCCGCGATTGTTTTTACTCTTTCTATTTTCTTTTCTTGTTTTCTATTACAAATCTTTTTTACTAGAATATAATCTCCATATAAATCCTGCAATTTTTACTTTATTCGGAATTGCGCTTGCAATATTTCTTGGTTTTAGAAACAATGTGAGCTACGACCGTTTTTGGGAAGGAAGAAAACTCTGGGGTGCTTTATTGAATGATTCCAGATCACTTGCAAGACAAAGCATTACACTTTTAAACTCTAAAGAAAATAAAGCTGAAAGTCAAAATTTTATCAATTTGCTGATTGCTTTTGTGTATGCTTTAAAACATCAATTGCGAGATACTGATGCTAGTGAAGATTTAAATCGCCTGCTTTCCTCAGATTTTAGGGATAGGTTAAAAGATGTCCATTTTAAGCCAATCATTATTCTAAAAGAATTGGGACTTTGGGTAAAAAAGGCAAAAGAAGAAGGCAAGATTGATGGTTTGGCACAATTGGCATTTGAAGAAAATTTGAATAAACTTTCAGACATTGTTGGCGGATGCGAAAGAATTGCCAGCACTCCTATTCCGTATACTTACAGTGTATTATTACATCGAACTGTTTACATTTATTGCTTTATGCTTCCATTTGGTTTTGTTGAAACATTAGGATGGATTACACCATTCGTAATTGTTTTTATTGCCTATACTTTTGTTGCGTTAGAAGCAATTGCAGACGAATTGGAAGAACCTTTTGGCGTTCAGCCAAATGATCTTGCATTAGATGCTATGTCTCTTATGATCGAAAATACACTTTTAGAATTAAACAATCAGGAAACAATTGCCAAGAAAACTTCTAATGAATATTATATTACCTAA